In Cryptomeria japonica chromosome 10, Sugi_1.0, whole genome shotgun sequence, a genomic segment contains:
- the LOC131039225 gene encoding enoyl-CoA delta isomerase 1, peroxisomal, with the protein MCSLEKRGKVFILTLLGDDDHRFNPTTLDAISGALKEVEESPDAAALVTASQGKYFSNGLDLRWIAEDPNARLDIIRDKFENVLATFMRVGIPTVAAIGGHAAAGGLILALAHDYRFMTEGRSVLYMSELDHGMHLPRSLMALIRSKLHPAALRDVVLGARKLSAQMGMERGMLDGVCEDPAETLETAVREAEKMVGRGWKREVYRGLRLSAFPGVVEELDAHRDSYRFA; encoded by the coding sequence ATGTGCAGCCTAGAGAAGCGAGGCAAGGTGTTCATTCTGACATTGCTGGGAGACGACGATCACAGATTTAATCCCACAACACTAGACGCCATTTCAGGCGCCTTGAAAGAGGTGGAGGAATCCCCCGACGCGGCGGCCCTCGTCACAGCCAGCCAAGGCAAATACTTCTCCAACGGCCTCGACCTGCGATGGATTGCAGAGGATCCCAACGCCCGTCTGGACATAATAAGGGACAAATTCGAGAACGTGTTGGCGACCTTCATGAGGGTGGGCATCCCCACCGTGGCGGCCATCGGCGGGCACGCGGCGGCGGGCGGGCTAATCCTGGCGCTGGCGCACGACTACCGTTTCATGACGGAGGGGCGGTCCGTGCTGTACATGAGCGAACTGGACCACGGAATGCATCTTCCTCGGAGTCTGATGGCGCTCATTCGTAGCAAGCTGCACCCTGCCGCCCTGCGCGACGTGGTGTTGGGAGCCCGTAAACTGAGTGCGCAGATGGGCATGGAGAGAGGAATGTTAGATGGCGTTTGCGAGGACCCGGCGGAGACTTTGGAGACGGCGGTGAGAGAGGCGGAGAAGATGGTGGGTAGGGGATGGAAGAGGGAGGTTTATAGAGGGCTGAGGTTGAGTGCCTTTCCTGGTGTTGTGGAAGAGCTCGATGCACATCGAGATTCCTATCGCTTTGCATAG